From a single Ornithodoros turicata isolate Travis chromosome 8, ASM3712646v1, whole genome shotgun sequence genomic region:
- the LOC135367551 gene encoding uncharacterized protein LOC135367551, with product MLARTAVQTYCSCRVALGSDGIKEGYTEIMVAIWHAVVCIVVLTSQNVGKRFDICGGRRGVVMASRSAAFASKFIALCGKPIFVQYTLSNKVLIEGMDKYCALARLCYAFHENRTSHAESGQSYIRRLRNCMMKASIVAGRWNEHLLPNASMESLVNEVNKCVPDSLIPRDVNVLMGAIRHGRALL from the exons ATGTTAGCTCGCACCGCTGTTCAAACATATTGTAGCTGCCGTGTAGCTCTTGGATCGGACGGCATAAAGGAAGGCTACACAG AGATCATGGTAGCGATATGGCATGCAGTTGTCTGCATAGTTGTCTTGACGTCGCAGAATGTCGGCAAGAGGTTCGACATCTGCGGAGGGCGTAGAG GTGTGGTTATGGCGTCCAGAAGTGCTGCCTTTGCGTCCAAGTTCATAGCATTGTGTGGGAAGCCTATTTTCGTGCAGTATACGCTGAGCAATAAAGTTTTGATAGAG GGCATGGACAAATACTGCGCCCTCGCCAGACTCTGCTATGCCTTCCATGAGAACAGAACGTCG CACGCAGAGTCAGGGCAAAGTTACATAAGGAGGCTTAGAAACTGTATGATGAAGGCTTCAATCGTTGCAGGAAGGTGGAACGAG CATTTGTTACCAAATGCATCGATGGAATCTTTGGTAAACGAAGTGAAC AAATGCGTTCCTGATAGCCTGATACCAAGAGACGTCAACGTTCTCATGGGTGCTATACGCCACGGTCGTGCATTATTGTGA